AAAAGTCTTTCTTAGCTTAATTTTGCTGCCGATCCAGTTGAATCGCCTGCTCCAATGCCAGTTTCTCTCTTGCTCGTTGTACGTAGGGACGTAATTGCTCTATTGCCCAACCACTCACAATACTCAGGTTCTCTGAACTCATCCCTTTCATTAGCATTTCCACGCACCAAGTTTGTCGTGCTTGCTCGATGCGGGGGAGAGCGTTTTCAGGAGTCAGCATGCCAACTGTAGCCTCTTGCCATAGAGCTAACAAGTCAGACTCCGATAGCGGTTCACCTCGATCCGTCACGAACAATGTCGTTGCTTCGTCTTTCCGAGCCTTCAGCCACTTGCTCAAAGGGTTGTTCGCGTAAGAGCCATAGCGCTTTCCCATAATCCACTGGTTGATGGGGACCTGTCGAGCTGCTCCTTGTTCGACCTGCACCAGATGCTGGCGAGAAGTACAAATATGCTGCGATCGCTTTAATCTCACCAACTCTTCTGGTAGCAGGCCTGCACCAAAAAGCAGGTACACGATTGCGTAGCTTTGTACTCCTTGCTTCTTTGCTTGCTGTAAAATCGATCGCACTAACTCTGCAGGCAAATCGGCGACTCTGGTTTTACTAGGCTGTTGCAACGAGGATTCGCGTGACGGGATAGATACCGCAACTTCGGACAATTTAGCAGTTTCCAAACGGTCGGTTGAGAGATTCGATACCGCTCCATACAGACATACGTCCGCCAAAAAATCGATGAATTCCTCGCGATCGCTCCAAAGTTCCTGGAATTCACTGGTTAGATCGGCGACGAGATATCCAAACAAGCACTTGTCGAGTAAGCTGGCAAATTTTTCTAGAGATGTTCGCATTTCGACCTGTTCTCGTCCGGCGAATTCAGTTAAACATCGGGCAACAGCTCGGGTTCCACGCAAGCGTTCTTGGTTGAAAGCCCGCCGCTGCTCGAGCGAGTACTGCCCGACTTCTCCAACAAACGCTCGCAGTAATTCGGACATGCCCTCCAAGGCATGGAGGCGATCGCGCGCGTAGTACTTGACTGCTGCCGATAGCGAGTCGATCTCGGCGGCGGACGCTTCGAGCGCTTCGGGCAAACGAGCAAAAATCCCCGAATCTTCAACAACCGCCAAAAGCAAGTCATGCTTGCTCCCAAAGTTTCGAAACAGCGTGACTTCGTTCACCCCCGCTCGGTCTGCAATTTGCTTGGTCGTTGTTGCAGCAAAGCCTTGGGACGCGAACAGTTCGATTGCTGCGTCGACGATACGCTTGCTTGAGGGAGCGGGGTTGCGAGACATGTGCTTGTGCAAGTGAGGCTTGCTATTTATTGAATTGCTTGCTAAATTGAAGTCGATAGCAAGTCACACTTGCATCACTGCCCTCAGCTTAGCACCCCTTCATGTCGGGCGAGCTTTTCATGACTCTACAATTGACTTCAACTGCATTGACTTCACCTGCTAAGAGAGCTCCCTCGTCCCCGCACGAGGCAATGTCGCTGAACTGGGGGACGATCGCCACGTTTGCAGGCTTTCACATCCTCGCACTCCTAGCGCCTTTCTTTTTTCCTGGTCGGCCCTGGCTGTTGCGATCGGACTGCACTGGTTGTGCGGCAGCATCGGCATTTGCCTGGGCTATCACCGCCTGCTAACCCATCGCAGCTTGCGGGTCCCGAAGTGGTTGGAACGCACGCTCGTCACGATCGGCGCCTTAGCCCTTCAAGGGGGACCGATCCTCTGGGTATCCGCCCATCGCCGCCACCATGCCCATACCGAGGATCTGGAGCGCGATCCCCATTCCTCGGCGCGGGGATTTTGGTGGAGCCACATGTTCTGGATGTTCTACCAACGTCCCGAAATCTTCGACTATGTGCTCTACAAACGTCACGCCCGCGACGTCGATCGCGATCCTTACTACCGCTTGCTCGACCGCAACGTCAGCTCCATCATCTTGCAAGTGTTGTTGGGGTTGATGCTTCTCGGACTGGGCGGCTGGTCGTTTGTCATTTACGGAGTCTTCCTGCGGACAGTCGTGCTCTGGCATAGCACCTGGCTCATCAACTCCGCAACCCACATGGTGGGGTATCGCAACTTCGATGACGATAATGACGCCCGCAATGTCTGGTGGGCCGCCCTATTGACCTATGGTGAGGGCTGGCACAACAATCACCATGCCAATCCCAACGTTGCTAAGGCTGGCTTGCGCTGGTGGGAGATCGATATGACGTGGTGGGCGATCCAAGTGCTCGGATCGCTGGGTCTGACCGAGAAAGTCGTGAAACTGACATCACCGAGAACGACACCGTAACTATGTCCCCGAAAACCATTGCCCCGAAAGCAGCCTGAATCATGGTGGTTCTCGGCTGACAGAGCACTCCCCCAGCATGCAGGCACCATCGTTGATTCTTTTGCAACTCCTAAGGTGTGGAGGTTCTTCGCTATCCACACCGGCCGCTTGCTGAGGTAACTGCCGAGACCGCCACGGAGTAGGTCGGAAGCAACCAAAAGGGGTCGCGATGGCTCTCGCGGACCTTCGAGGAATTGCATGTGGGGATAAAGTGCTCGGCGTTTTGACCGCGATCGCCCACCCTAATCCCGACAGGTCCGGTAACGGGCTGTTTCGTTAGCCCATATCTAGGGTTTGCTGATAAAGTCCCCAAATCAAATCTAGGGGGCAGAGAGCTTATGGAATCAGGCTTTTACCAACAAGCTCCAGCTTTTTGCCTCGGATTCTCGGCCCAAGTGTAAGGGTTTTGAGGCTCTGGTGCCTATAGCCGTGCACTTTTCTGGCATAGAAAACGCTGAGATCCTTTCATTGACATAATCCAGCCTTTTTCAGCAAACCCTATCTATAGCAATGGGAGAGAGCGTTTGGACGCACGCTAAGACCAGAAGTCCCGCTCCAAATTCGTTTCAGACTTGAAATATCCGAACCAGCTCCTCAGCTGCCACACCTGCGTCCGGCAACCTAGCGTGGATGACAGCGTCGGACCGTCGGGACGATCGCCTCGGTACATCCCGATCAGCTTGGCAGCACAATTGCATCGGGTTGCTTTGGCGATTGTGGCGTTCGCTGCGGCTGCAGAACTCGGTTGAGCTTGCCGCTCTGGAAGCCTTCGAGGTCGAGGGTGACGAACAGGAAGCCCAGCTCCTGAAAATCTGCAACTAGTTGCGGTAGATCGATGGCAGCAACGAACTCCTTGATGCGCTCGGGCGGCAGCTCGATACGGGCTGTATCGCCGGCGGAGCGCACGCGTAGGTGGCGCCAACCGCGTTTGCGCAAGTACATCTCCGCGCGCCCGACGCGCTGCAGCTTGGAAACTGTGATGGCTTCGCCGTAAGGAAAGCGCGAACTCAAACACGGCTGCGAGGGCTTATCCCACCACGGCAGCCTCAAGGCACGGGATATCTCGCGCACGTCAGCTTTGGCGATCCCTAGTTCTGCCAGGGGCGATCGCGCACCGCGTTCTCTGGCCGCACGGATACCAGGGCGATAGTCGCGCAAGTCGTCGGCATTCACCCCATCCACGACATAGGGATAGCCGCGATCTCGGGCCAGCGGTTTGAGCGTATCGTGCAGCTCGCTTTTGCAAAAATAGCAGCGATCGACCGAATTGGCAGCGTAGTCTGGGTTTTCCAGTTCGTGGGTTTCGACGAATTCGTGGCGAATGCCGATTGCCTCTGCCTGCATTTGAGCGTCGTCAAGGTCTTCCGGTAGCAGCGATGGCGACACGGCCGTGATTGCGAGGGCGCGATCGCCCAGGATGTCATAAGCCACCTTCGTCACAAGCGTACTGTCGATGCCGCCGGAGTAAGCAATCAGCGCGCGATCCATCTCGGCAAATAGGGCTTGCAAGCGGGCGAGTTGGGTCATGGTTGAAGAGCCATCCGTTTTTGCTTCGCCATGGAACTGCGATCTTACTTCCGTTTTATCGCGTCCGATAGCAGAGCTTGTGGTGCGGCGACCGATCGGAGTGCCGACGCTCCGGTGAGTCTCCGGCGGGTTCCAAAGGTCGATCGGATTGCCAACACACGCGGAGCAATGGCATTAGAAGGAAGTGTCCGGATAATTTCCAGCATAAAAGTCTTGACAAAATGATGTTTAGAATTCGAAGTACCCGTACCAACTCTTTTACAGCAGCCCTGGATCCAAACCTTATGACTGGTAGAGCGACGATCGCCAGCAACAGTCGCCCCCGAACGTGATTGGCGTCTCGACCGTGCCAACACCTTGGAAGAGAAGCCAAAGCCACTGGTCCTACGGCTCGATGCCGAGACAGAAGGCGTTGCCCTCATCGAATTGCTAGAGACCCAAGCCATCAGCAACGCTCGCAAAACATTTATTGTGGTGCTGCCGCAGCTGCTGAACGCGCGGATAGTGCATCAGGCAACCCCCAGAGAATTCACCGAGCGCAACGGACTGGGCGGTTGGCTGGCGCTGTCTCCAGTCCAGGAAGACGAGGTTTCTTGTCTGCGACCTAGCTATGGCGGGCATTTGCCGCAACGGGGTCACCTAACTCGGTGCGGATTGGATAGTCCTGTGCGCTTGCGTATCCGGGCGTGGCACGATCGCTGGCGATGCAATCATCGGGTTATTCTGTACGTTTTTCAGGGGGCGCATCGAGCGTGATGGCGTCGCAGAGCACATTCCAGACAAGTCAACTTCGCTCCCGGTGCAGGAGTTTTACAGCCAGGGGCAACAGGGCGGCGCGCGGGTGTTGCAGCAAGGGATGCTATCGCTCATCGAGTGTCGGAGTGTCGATCGCTGGAATATTGGGCAGCATTCGCCTTCATCAGCGCGCTTGGTTCAGGCGGGAGCACCAGGTTATTTAGGCAGGAGCAGCGTGTGTCTGTGAAAATCCGACTGCACGTTCGCGGCCGCCTGCTCGCTAGGAAACTGCTTACGATGGTAGGCATCGCGGCACGGCGATCCAATCTCTGGCTAGGTGTTGGAACTTTTGTCAGCTGCAGTTGAGGCGATCGCATCTGTTATTGAACTCTCTGCATCCACCTTGTTGGAGCTGGCGTTCGAATGCGCTTCGAACCTCACGCCCTGCAGGATAATCGCGTGCAAGCTCCTGCGCCATTCCGGACCGAGTAGTTCCTGCCGCAGGGACTGCCAAGTTTGCCAATGCTCCCAGCGCGCGCGCCGCAACAACTCCGCTAACGTCGGCATTGACTTTGCCCACTTGCAACCACAAATGTTTGCTAAGAATGCTTCCAGCACCTGCGTGTCTTGAATTTCGCCCAACACGGTCTGGACGGCTTCTACTTGCCGCACGTGCGCTGCATAGGCGTCGCCGTAAAGTGACGCGAACAGCTCTAGTTGATAGCGAGCTCGCTTAGCCGCCTTCCGCAAATCATGAAGTAACTCGCCGCGCACCTGGAGTAGTTCCTCCACGCGCAGGCTGTCCGGCGCTGCTGATTCGCCAGCCGCTGGCAACTCCACAAACCAGCCTGGATGCAAGAGCAATTCGCCGACCTCTGGCAGCAGCAAATCCGGTAGCACTTCTCCCATCGGCAACTGAGCGATCGCTCTCTGGCGCGGGCATGCCAGCCATGCATTCGTTTCGGTCTTTAACGCGCAGTAGCGTTTGCTATCGAGTGTTCGCTGCACCTGCTTGCGGGCCTTGCGACGTTGCTTATCCAAGCGTGTCAGGGTCTCGTCGAGCGCGTCTTGTTCGGATAGAGGCACGTGCGGGCGATAGCGTCGCTCCAGGGCTTCGCGCAGCACATCAAGGTCGCGCAACCGCCCGAGCCGCCGTGCAAGCCTACCCACGCGCTTGTCCGTCAGGGTCTTCGAGACCTCCAGCACAGGGGCAAAGCCGCGCAGCGCCGATCGCAATCGTCGCATCCCGACGCGCAATTGATGCAAAGCTTCGGGGTCGCGATCGCGCCGCACCTCTGTCTCGTGGCGGGCGATCTTGCGGCTATGACGGGCAATGGCTGCGATCGCCCAATCGCCCAAGCTAGAAACTGCTGTGAGAGTAGATTGTGTCACCGTTTACACCAAACGCTCTCCTATACGAGTCTACTTAGCTTACCCTTAACCTTGGAACGGTCATAGGACAGATGCCATTAAGGTATTTTGATTTTTCTTGGTATCCTTGGGCGATGCCGAACCTGGCTCGGTTCGGCAATGCGGATGGAAGGG
This sequence is a window from Rubidibacter lacunae KORDI 51-2. Protein-coding genes within it:
- a CDS encoding acyl-CoA desaturase; translation: MCGSIGICLGYHRLLTHRSLRVPKWLERTLVTIGALALQGGPILWVSAHRRHHAHTEDLERDPHSSARGFWWSHMFWMFYQRPEIFDYVLYKRHARDVDRDPYYRLLDRNVSSIILQVLLGLMLLGLGGWSFVIYGVFLRTVVLWHSTWLINSATHMVGYRNFDDDNDARNVWWAALLTYGEGWHNNHHANPNVAKAGLRWWEIDMTWWAIQVLGSLGLTEKVVKLTSPRTTP
- the larE gene encoding ATP-dependent sacrificial sulfur transferase LarE; this encodes MTQLARLQALFAEMDRALIAYSGGIDSTLVTKVAYDILGDRALAITAVSPSLLPEDLDDAQMQAEAIGIRHEFVETHELENPDYAANSVDRCYFCKSELHDTLKPLARDRGYPYVVDGVNADDLRDYRPGIRAARERGARSPLAELGIAKADVREISRALRLPWWDKPSQPCLSSRFPYGEAITVSKLQRVGRAEMYLRKRGWRHLRVRSAGDTARIELPPERIKEFVAAIDLPQLVADFQELGFLFVTLDLEGFQSGKLNRVLQPQRTPQSPKQPDAIVLPS
- a CDS encoding TetR/AcrR family transcriptional regulator, which translates into the protein MSRNPAPSSKRIVDAAIELFASQGFAATTTKQIADRAGVNEVTLFRNFGSKHDLLLAVVEDSGIFARLPEALEASAAEIDSLSAAVKYYARDRLHALEGMSELLRAFVGEVGQYSLEQRRAFNQERLRGTRAVARCLTEFAGREQVEMRTSLEKFASLLDKCLFGYLVADLTSEFQELWSDREEFIDFLADVCLYGAVSNLSTDRLETAKLSEVAVSIPSRESSLQQPSKTRVADLPAELVRSILQQAKKQGVQSYAIVYLLFGAGLLPEELVRLKRSQHICTSRQHLVQVEQGAARQVPINQWIMGKRYGSYANNPLSKWLKARKDEATTLFVTDRGEPLSESDLLALWQEATVGMLTPENALPRIEQARQTWCVEMLMKGMSSENLSIVSGWAIEQLRPYVQRAREKLALEQAIQLDRQQN
- a CDS encoding CHAD domain-containing protein, whose amino-acid sequence is MTQSTLTAVSSLGDWAIAAIARHSRKIARHETEVRRDRDPEALHQLRVGMRRLRSALRGFAPVLEVSKTLTDKRVGRLARRLGRLRDLDVLREALERRYRPHVPLSEQDALDETLTRLDKQRRKARKQVQRTLDSKRYCALKTETNAWLACPRQRAIAQLPMGEVLPDLLLPEVGELLLHPGWFVELPAAGESAAPDSLRVEELLQVRGELLHDLRKAAKRARYQLELFASLYGDAYAAHVRQVEAVQTVLGEIQDTQVLEAFLANICGCKWAKSMPTLAELLRRARWEHWQTWQSLRQELLGPEWRRSLHAIILQGVRFEAHSNASSNKVDAESSITDAIASTAADKSSNT